The Pirellulimonas nuda genome includes a region encoding these proteins:
- a CDS encoding flavin reductase family protein — translation MTDHTDPLAALGRVPSGIFILTAGAGERATGMLASWVMQAGFEPPMVTVAVKQGRYVAQWLTEGTPFVLNQLAEGQSALMKHFAKGFEPNEPAFQGLEVSSTASGAPALAAALGRLECEPTSHVDSGDHRIFLARVTGGGVAVEDSRKPTVHVRKSGNHY, via the coding sequence ATGACAGACCACACCGATCCACTAGCGGCGCTGGGCCGGGTGCCCAGCGGAATCTTCATCCTCACCGCGGGCGCCGGCGAGCGGGCCACCGGCATGCTGGCGAGCTGGGTGATGCAGGCCGGCTTTGAGCCGCCGATGGTGACCGTTGCCGTGAAGCAGGGGCGCTACGTGGCCCAGTGGCTGACCGAAGGGACGCCCTTTGTGCTGAACCAGCTCGCCGAAGGGCAGTCCGCCCTGATGAAGCACTTCGCCAAGGGGTTCGAACCCAATGAGCCCGCGTTCCAGGGGCTCGAAGTGAGCAGCACCGCGAGCGGCGCGCCGGCGCTGGCCGCGGCGCTCGGGCGGCTCGAGTGCGAGCCGACCTCGCACGTCGACTCGGGCGACCACCGCATCTTCTTGGCCCGCGTGACCGGCGGCGGCGTGGCGGTCGAAGACTCTCGCAAGCCAACCGTACATGTCCGCAAGTCTGGCAATCACTACTGA
- a CDS encoding glycoside hydrolase family 117 protein: MYTRRKPRPLPLLRFAWSTLAIGLATTLPTFPARGATGQQPTPDNGPAPSGVHFSGVPLARPAHDLSAAAERLYEAWNPLGDFDNEFYTLFKYSRLGGIGKDAAVSRRDPSKVIRVGGKYYVYYTRRKTALPPVGLSNYTDATPDDVPAWDWDLADIYYATSTDGFDWQEQGAAVKRSRQAGYADRSLSTPDILCFGGKYYLYFQAFTGRFSQAAGDRSDVGMAWADSPDGPWRMIGRPVIKPGPSGAWDASAIHDPYPIVYNGQIWMYYKSDVWLEDPRGAPVESLVDAEPRAGRDIHRMHGVAIADAPEGPFRKSPLNPISNSGHETTLFPYRAGVASIIIRDGPERNTIQYAPDGLNFQIVAHVERPPVAGGPYCADAFTDSGDGRGVAWGLSHIVGSGNGFLVRFDCDLHRDIDHPYLKRGSVTPDESLHFESHGTLPQSLRKQYSREALSGS, encoded by the coding sequence ATGTACACCCGCCGCAAGCCACGCCCGCTGCCCTTGCTCCGCTTCGCATGGTCAACCCTCGCGATCGGGCTGGCCACGACCCTGCCCACGTTTCCGGCGCGGGGCGCGACCGGCCAGCAGCCCACGCCCGACAACGGGCCCGCCCCGTCTGGCGTTCACTTCTCCGGGGTCCCGCTCGCGCGGCCCGCCCACGACTTGAGCGCCGCCGCGGAGCGTCTGTACGAAGCATGGAACCCGTTGGGCGACTTTGACAACGAGTTCTACACGCTCTTCAAGTACTCACGCCTGGGGGGCATCGGCAAGGACGCGGCGGTCTCCCGTCGAGACCCCAGCAAGGTGATCCGCGTGGGGGGCAAGTACTACGTGTACTACACGCGGCGCAAGACCGCGCTCCCCCCGGTCGGGCTGTCGAACTACACCGACGCGACCCCGGACGACGTGCCGGCCTGGGACTGGGACCTTGCCGACATCTACTACGCCACCTCGACAGACGGTTTCGACTGGCAGGAACAGGGGGCCGCGGTCAAACGCAGTCGCCAGGCAGGGTACGCGGACCGTTCGCTCTCCACCCCCGACATCCTCTGCTTCGGCGGCAAGTACTACCTCTACTTCCAGGCGTTCACCGGCAGGTTCAGCCAAGCCGCGGGGGATCGCAGCGACGTCGGCATGGCCTGGGCGGATTCGCCCGATGGGCCGTGGCGCATGATCGGCCGCCCGGTGATCAAACCCGGGCCGAGCGGCGCCTGGGACGCAAGCGCGATCCACGACCCCTACCCCATCGTCTACAACGGCCAGATCTGGATGTACTACAAGTCCGACGTGTGGCTCGAGGACCCGCGGGGCGCGCCGGTGGAGAGCCTCGTCGACGCCGAACCACGCGCCGGACGCGACATCCACCGCATGCACGGGGTGGCGATCGCCGACGCGCCCGAGGGCCCGTTCCGCAAGTCGCCGCTGAACCCGATCAGCAACTCGGGGCACGAAACGACCCTGTTCCCCTACCGGGCGGGGGTGGCGTCGATCATCATCCGCGACGGCCCGGAGCGCAACACGATCCAGTACGCCCCCGACGGCCTCAACTTCCAGATCGTCGCGCACGTCGAGCGCCCCCCGGTCGCCGGCGGACCGTACTGCGCAGACGCGTTCACCGACAGCGGCGACGGCCGCGGCGTCGCCTGGGGACTCAGCCACATCGTCGGCAGCGGCAACGGGTTCCTGGTGCGCTTTGACTGCGACCTGCACCGCGACATCGACCACCCCTACCTGAAACGCGGGTCGGTGACGCCCGACGAATCGCTGCACTTCGAGTCCCACGGCACGCTGCCCCAATCTCTACGAAAACAATACAGCCGCGAAGCCTTGTCCGGCTCCTAA
- a CDS encoding DUF4328 domain-containing protein, with product MDEPRHNPFASPLAEDAPFPVSETAGAPRADFYRSTQDLGRKLRVAFGVMICLTFAAMATGAWHIATVAQTWGQPEMGPAESADLLVSLLILVVYIVLVVMYCKWHYRSYRNLTSFGVEDARYTPGWSVGYYFIPIVSLFKPYRAMKDIYNGSAGEPVEQAAGVVAAWWTAFIAMNLIENGASRMVMRADTVETIQAAGVVYLVANAATVIAAFLAIGLIREVDARQRARGVALGFESPPADRRFTIE from the coding sequence ATGGACGAGCCGCGACACAACCCCTTCGCGAGCCCACTCGCCGAAGACGCCCCCTTCCCGGTGAGCGAAACCGCCGGCGCACCCAGGGCCGACTTCTACCGATCGACCCAAGACCTGGGCCGCAAGCTGCGCGTCGCGTTCGGGGTGATGATCTGCCTAACGTTCGCCGCCATGGCGACCGGCGCGTGGCACATTGCTACGGTGGCCCAGACGTGGGGACAACCCGAGATGGGCCCCGCGGAGTCGGCCGACCTGTTGGTCAGCCTGCTGATCCTTGTGGTCTACATCGTGCTAGTGGTGATGTACTGCAAGTGGCACTACAGGTCGTACCGCAACTTGACGAGCTTCGGCGTCGAAGACGCGCGCTACACGCCTGGTTGGTCTGTGGGCTATTACTTCATCCCGATTGTCAGCTTGTTCAAGCCCTACCGCGCGATGAAAGACATCTACAACGGCAGCGCAGGCGAGCCGGTGGAGCAGGCGGCCGGCGTGGTGGCCGCCTGGTGGACCGCTTTCATTGCGATGAACCTGATCGAGAACGGCGCGAGCCGGATGGTCATGCGGGCCGATACCGTGGAAACCATCCAGGCGGCGGGAGTGGTCTACCTGGTGGCCAACGCCGCAACGGTGATCGCCGCCTTCTTGGCGATCGGCTTGATCCGCGAGGTCGACGCGCGGCAGCGGGCGCGTGGCGTTGCGTTGGGCTTTGAGTCCCCGCCGGCGGACCGGCGGTTTACGATCGAGTAA
- a CDS encoding sialate O-acetylesterase, producing the protein MQRHVILFAALLVALPLLAAPQAHQAGLQLGSLFQDHMVLQRERPVPVWGTATPGAAITVEFADQKKNATADAAGGWRVDLAPLEACFEPRTMRVASSSGPEAIVLSDVLVGEVWICAGQANMVMPAGRAPKVNALVPKAKNLRTFQVENTVAFDEQETCAGQWRLAGPGSAVAFAFAYYLEQSADAPIGIILSAWGSSSIEGWMPRDMTERLPHFAAIMEGFDADLPAKERVEAILAKPGERATRDDIFLRTRPNILYNAMMKPLAPYACRGLVWYQGEANANSAAGMQQYGKTLPLWIERYRRLWGSEDAHFLVVMLPGFGQRFGGPVEPEDPAALSWAWMRESQLRAQDLPAVGVVNTIDLGMLGNIHPNDKLPIGRRLALLAARDTLGKDVVAQGPTMSRVEASGDAVTVYFDHADGLKTSDGRPPTAFWLAGDEAHWTPAEARIEAGAVVLRAAELPAPRYVRYAFSAKPTVNLVNGAGLPAYPFRTDRFKP; encoded by the coding sequence ATGCAACGCCACGTGATTCTCTTTGCCGCGCTGCTGGTCGCGCTGCCCCTGCTGGCCGCTCCGCAGGCCCACCAAGCCGGGTTGCAGCTTGGTTCGTTGTTTCAAGACCACATGGTCCTGCAGCGCGAGCGGCCCGTGCCGGTTTGGGGGACGGCCACGCCCGGCGCCGCGATCACCGTGGAGTTTGCGGACCAGAAGAAGAACGCTACGGCCGACGCCGCCGGCGGTTGGCGCGTCGACCTGGCGCCGCTAGAGGCCTGCTTCGAGCCGCGGACGATGCGGGTCGCTTCGTCCTCCGGGCCGGAGGCTATCGTGCTCAGCGACGTTCTGGTGGGCGAGGTGTGGATCTGTGCCGGGCAGGCGAACATGGTGATGCCGGCAGGGCGTGCGCCCAAGGTCAACGCGCTGGTCCCCAAGGCGAAGAACCTCCGCACCTTCCAGGTAGAGAACACGGTGGCCTTTGACGAGCAGGAGACTTGCGCGGGGCAGTGGCGGCTCGCCGGGCCCGGCAGCGCCGTCGCCTTCGCCTTTGCCTACTACCTAGAGCAGTCTGCCGACGCCCCGATCGGCATCATCCTGAGCGCCTGGGGAAGCTCGTCGATCGAAGGCTGGATGCCCCGAGACATGACCGAGCGGCTGCCGCACTTCGCGGCGATCATGGAGGGGTTCGACGCCGACCTGCCCGCCAAAGAGCGGGTCGAGGCGATCCTTGCAAAGCCCGGCGAGCGTGCGACGCGGGACGATATCTTCCTGCGCACACGGCCGAACATCCTGTACAACGCCATGATGAAGCCGCTCGCCCCGTACGCCTGCCGGGGCCTGGTGTGGTACCAGGGGGAGGCCAACGCCAACAGCGCCGCCGGCATGCAGCAGTACGGCAAGACGCTGCCGTTGTGGATCGAGCGCTACCGCCGGCTGTGGGGCAGCGAAGACGCGCACTTCTTGGTGGTGATGCTGCCCGGCTTCGGGCAGCGGTTCGGGGGACCGGTCGAACCGGAAGACCCCGCGGCCCTCTCGTGGGCGTGGATGCGTGAATCGCAGCTGCGGGCGCAGGACCTGCCCGCCGTCGGGGTCGTCAACACCATCGACCTGGGGATGCTGGGCAACATCCACCCCAATGACAAGCTGCCTATCGGCCGCCGGCTCGCGTTGTTGGCCGCGCGCGACACGCTGGGCAAGGACGTCGTGGCCCAAGGGCCCACGATGAGCCGCGTCGAGGCGTCGGGCGACGCGGTCACGGTCTATTTCGACCATGCAGACGGGCTGAAGACCTCCGACGGGCGCCCCCCGACCGCCTTCTGGCTGGCCGGCGATGAGGCCCACTGGACCCCCGCCGAGGCGCGGATCGAAGCCGGGGCCGTGGTGCTACGCGCCGCTGAGCTCCCCGCGCCGCGCTACGTGCGGTACGCGTTCTCCGCCAAGCCCACGGTGAACCTGGTGAATGGCGCCGGCCTGCCGGCGTACCCGTTCCGGACCGACCGCTTCAAGCCGTGA
- a CDS encoding nucleoside hydrolase-like domain-containing protein, with the protein MRSAALLLVAGVCCLLWIGAADAQPRTRVAILADMGNEPDEEQQMAHMLVNCNEFEPEALIAVTGKYLREDSKQEYRRRLHPELFHQLIDGYARVLPNLRLHAQGWPEPDRLHAIVCDGQPKYGVAAVGKGKSSPGSDALRRALLRDDPRPLWVVVNAGSNTLAQTLRDLQEDCADDPAQFERLVAKLRVFENGAQDNAGAWICHTFPAIHWIRSNYQTYAFGGPGGRDGDTAVNLGPHKWRPFPYSAAGQHAWLKEHVRTGHGALGELYPERRMGGGGLAFMEGGGTIPWLGPVNRGLFDIDHPSWGGWGGRFTADKAENFWSRHADIRRDERQNVPFGVYREASDVWTDPETGDTLHGDYVPVWRWRRAMLANLQCRMDWCVAPFDGANHHPVAAVDGDASDAILHVTAKPGQTLTFDASASTDPDDDPLNYAWRQYEEAGTYAGRVYIDGAPTARATLHVPTGAAGTQIHLVLELSDENPIASLWDYRRVVIEVAP; encoded by the coding sequence ATGCGATCAGCAGCGCTTTTGCTCGTGGCGGGGGTGTGTTGTCTGCTTTGGATCGGCGCCGCGGACGCGCAGCCGCGCACGCGCGTCGCCATCCTCGCCGACATGGGGAACGAGCCGGACGAAGAGCAGCAGATGGCCCACATGCTGGTCAACTGCAACGAGTTCGAGCCCGAAGCCCTGATCGCCGTGACGGGCAAGTACCTGCGTGAGGACTCGAAGCAGGAGTACCGGCGCCGGCTCCACCCGGAGCTGTTCCACCAACTGATCGACGGCTACGCCCGGGTGCTGCCGAACCTGCGCCTGCACGCCCAGGGGTGGCCCGAGCCCGACCGGCTGCACGCGATCGTCTGCGACGGGCAGCCCAAGTACGGCGTGGCCGCGGTGGGCAAGGGAAAGTCGAGCCCCGGCTCCGATGCGCTCCGGCGAGCGCTGCTGCGTGACGACCCGCGCCCGCTGTGGGTAGTGGTGAACGCCGGCTCGAACACGCTGGCCCAGACGCTGCGGGACCTGCAAGAGGACTGTGCGGACGACCCGGCGCAGTTCGAGCGCCTCGTCGCCAAGCTGCGGGTGTTCGAGAACGGCGCCCAGGACAACGCCGGCGCGTGGATCTGCCACACGTTCCCCGCCATCCACTGGATCCGCAGCAACTACCAGACCTACGCGTTCGGGGGCCCGGGGGGCCGCGACGGCGACACCGCCGTCAACCTGGGCCCGCACAAGTGGCGGCCCTTCCCTTACTCGGCGGCAGGTCAGCACGCCTGGCTGAAAGAGCACGTCCGCACCGGCCACGGCGCCCTTGGCGAGCTCTACCCAGAACGCCGTATGGGGGGCGGCGGGCTCGCCTTCATGGAGGGGGGCGGCACCATCCCCTGGCTGGGGCCGGTGAACCGCGGGCTGTTCGACATCGACCACCCGTCGTGGGGAGGCTGGGGGGGACGCTTCACGGCTGACAAGGCCGAAAACTTCTGGTCGCGCCACGCCGACATCCGCCGCGACGAGCGGCAGAACGTCCCCTTCGGCGTCTACCGCGAAGCGAGCGACGTCTGGACCGACCCCGAAACGGGAGACACGCTGCACGGCGACTACGTGCCCGTGTGGCGGTGGCGGCGGGCGATGCTGGCCAACCTGCAGTGCCGGATGGACTGGTGCGTGGCGCCGTTCGACGGGGCGAACCACCACCCGGTGGCCGCGGTCGACGGCGACGCCTCCGACGCGATCCTGCACGTCACGGCCAAGCCGGGCCAGACGCTGACGTTCGACGCGTCGGCCAGCACCGACCCCGACGACGACCCGCTCAACTACGCGTGGCGCCAGTACGAAGAAGCGGGGACCTACGCGGGACGCGTCTACATCGACGGCGCCCCCACGGCCCGGGCGACGCTGCACGTGCCGACCGGCGCCGCGGGCACGCAGATCCATTTGGTCTTGGAGCTGAGCGACGAAAACCCCATCGCGTCGCTGTGGGACTACCGACGCGTGGTGATCGAAGTCGCCCCCTAG
- a CDS encoding arylsulfatase, with the protein MVSANLQEGGKSPNIVIIWGDDIGQSNVSAYTRGVMGYRTPNIDSIANDGLIFTDYYGEQSCTAGRASFITGQHGMRTGLTKVGMPGAKAGMQKEDPTIANLLKAQGYATAQIGKNHLGDRNEYLPTVHGFDEFYGNLYHLNAEEEPEHVDYPKDPEFKKKFGPRGVLECKATDTVDDTVDPRFGKVGKQSIKDTGPLTRKRMETIDDDIAQRSADYIKREAAEGKPFFLWVNFTHMHAFTHPKEESVGQAGQWQSTYHDVMIDHDKNVGTVLQAIKDAGIEDNTFVMYSTDNGPHMNTWPDGAMTPYRNEKNTSWEGAYRIPCMVKWPGKIKPGSVANGIVSHLDWLPTLLAMAGDPDVTQKLLKGYKVGDMNYKIHLDGYNLTPYLTGETDESPRESFLYCTDEQQVAALRYDNWKLLFMEQRVPGTLQVWAEPFTTLRVPLLFNLRTDPYERANITSNTYYDWLFKRVYLLVPAQAYVGEFLETFKEYPPRQKADSFNLDEVMKSLQENAGSK; encoded by the coding sequence ATGGTCTCGGCCAACCTCCAAGAAGGAGGCAAGTCGCCCAACATTGTCATCATCTGGGGTGACGACATCGGGCAGTCGAACGTGAGCGCGTACACCCGCGGAGTGATGGGGTACCGGACCCCCAACATCGACAGCATCGCCAACGATGGGCTGATCTTTACCGACTACTACGGCGAGCAGAGCTGCACCGCCGGTCGAGCGTCGTTCATCACCGGCCAGCACGGCATGCGCACCGGCTTGACCAAGGTCGGCATGCCGGGCGCTAAGGCCGGGATGCAGAAAGAAGACCCCACCATCGCCAACCTGCTCAAGGCTCAAGGGTACGCCACCGCCCAGATCGGCAAAAACCACCTGGGCGACCGCAATGAGTACCTGCCCACCGTCCACGGCTTCGATGAGTTCTACGGCAACCTCTACCACCTGAACGCCGAGGAGGAGCCAGAGCACGTAGATTATCCGAAGGATCCAGAATTCAAAAAGAAGTTCGGCCCCCGAGGCGTGCTCGAATGCAAAGCGACGGACACGGTGGACGACACCGTTGATCCGCGTTTTGGCAAGGTCGGCAAGCAATCCATCAAGGATACCGGCCCGCTGACCCGCAAGCGGATGGAGACCATCGACGACGACATCGCCCAGCGGTCGGCCGATTACATCAAGCGTGAGGCGGCCGAAGGCAAGCCCTTCTTCCTCTGGGTGAACTTCACCCACATGCACGCCTTCACGCACCCCAAGGAAGAAAGCGTCGGCCAGGCGGGTCAGTGGCAGAGCACCTACCACGACGTGATGATCGACCACGACAAGAACGTCGGCACGGTGCTGCAGGCCATCAAGGACGCCGGCATCGAGGACAACACGTTCGTCATGTACTCGACCGACAACGGCCCGCACATGAACACCTGGCCGGACGGCGCGATGACCCCGTACCGCAACGAAAAGAACACTAGCTGGGAAGGCGCCTACCGTATCCCGTGCATGGTCAAGTGGCCGGGCAAGATCAAGCCGGGCTCGGTGGCCAACGGGATCGTCTCGCACCTCGACTGGCTCCCGACGCTGCTCGCCATGGCCGGCGACCCGGACGTCACCCAGAAGCTGCTCAAGGGCTACAAGGTCGGGGACATGAACTACAAGATTCACCTCGACGGGTACAACCTCACGCCCTACCTCACCGGCGAAACGGACGAGAGCCCGCGGGAGTCTTTCCTCTACTGCACCGACGAACAACAGGTCGCGGCCCTGCGCTACGACAATTGGAAGCTGCTGTTCATGGAACAACGGGTGCCGGGCACCCTGCAGGTGTGGGCCGAACCGTTCACCACGCTGCGCGTTCCGCTGTTGTTCAACCTGCGCACCGACCCGTACGAACGGGCCAACATCACGTCGAACACCTACTACGACTGGTTGTTCAAGCGGGTCTACCTGCTCGTTCCTGCCCAGGCCTACGTGGGCGAGTTCTTGGAGACGTTCAAGGAGTACCCACCGCGGCAGAAGGCCGATAGCTTCAACCTCGACGAGGTGATGAAGAGCCTACAGGAGAACGCCGGCAGCAAATAA
- a CDS encoding family 43 glycosylhydrolase has translation MFTLAAPALLWLCMAAPPEATGSGVLVPRIEGEYVNVYKPAGDVFPGPSVGELIAGRRYEEWVPNDHCFVRDASGRWHALGITHPITDLENIHLGENQSFHAVAPAGTLKQSLREGAWRDLPKVLPPADRPGEIAANHAPCIVRRRGLYHMVYGPTPIRYAVSDDLHAWTPKGPLGDTPSGRDPSLLLWDGAYYLVTCNEQGVQVATSTDFQAWRRHKPIRTMQEGVDPESPSIVRHNNTFYLFVCGWNGVWDRETLQGAYQHTTYVYQSDDPLNFDHSALVTTLNAHAPEVFQDEQGDWYISSVEWPHRGVSIARLAWD, from the coding sequence ATGTTCACGCTTGCCGCCCCGGCCCTCTTGTGGCTCTGTATGGCCGCGCCCCCTGAGGCGACCGGCTCCGGCGTGCTGGTCCCCAGGATCGAGGGGGAGTATGTCAACGTCTACAAGCCCGCGGGCGATGTGTTCCCGGGGCCGAGCGTTGGGGAGTTGATCGCCGGCCGGCGCTACGAGGAGTGGGTCCCCAACGACCACTGCTTTGTGCGCGACGCGTCGGGGCGTTGGCACGCGCTGGGCATCACCCATCCGATCACCGACCTCGAGAACATCCACCTCGGAGAGAACCAATCGTTCCACGCCGTCGCCCCCGCGGGGACGCTGAAGCAGTCCCTGCGGGAGGGCGCCTGGCGCGACCTGCCCAAGGTGCTGCCGCCGGCCGACCGCCCGGGAGAGATCGCGGCGAACCACGCCCCCTGCATCGTCCGCCGCCGCGGCCTCTACCACATGGTGTACGGACCCACGCCCATCCGCTACGCGGTGTCGGACGACCTGCACGCGTGGACCCCTAAGGGACCTCTGGGCGACACCCCCAGCGGGCGCGACCCCAGCCTGTTGCTTTGGGACGGCGCCTACTACCTAGTCACCTGCAACGAGCAGGGGGTGCAGGTGGCGACCTCCACCGACTTCCAAGCATGGCGGCGGCACAAGCCGATCCGCACCATGCAGGAGGGGGTCGACCCGGAGTCCCCCTCCATCGTCCGCCACAACAACACCTTTTACTTGTTCGTCTGCGGCTGGAACGGCGTGTGGGACCGCGAGACGCTGCAGGGCGCCTATCAACACACGACCTATGTCTACCAGTCAGACGACCCGCTGAACTTCGACCACAGCGCCTTGGTGACCACCCTCAATGCCCACGCGCCAGAAGTGTTTCAGGACGAACAGGGCGACTGGTACATCTCGAGCGTCGAGTGGCCCCACCGCGGGGTGAGCATCGCGCGCTTGGCCTGGGACTAA
- a CDS encoding HdeD family acid-resistance protein translates to MDSPAPAATVPAIDIENVRRKWGWFLALGVGLILLGMAALGATAVTAVVWSMMFGWIVVIGGVFETVVAFSARKWSGFLLQLLVGVLNVVVGVLIVAHPVAAAAGLTMLLAALFLTTGLFRAISALALQYPNWGWALVDGLISIVLGVMIAVEWPGSTQWVIGTFIAVVLLFRGFSWVMFALAAKSGPAAA, encoded by the coding sequence ATGGATTCACCCGCCCCAGCAGCCACGGTCCCCGCCATCGATATCGAGAACGTCCGCCGGAAATGGGGCTGGTTCTTGGCGCTCGGCGTCGGGCTGATCTTGCTCGGGATGGCGGCGCTGGGCGCCACGGCGGTGACGGCCGTGGTGTGGTCGATGATGTTCGGCTGGATCGTCGTCATCGGCGGCGTCTTTGAGACCGTGGTCGCCTTCTCGGCCAGAAAGTGGAGCGGGTTCCTGCTGCAACTGCTGGTGGGGGTGCTGAACGTTGTCGTCGGCGTGCTCATCGTTGCGCACCCGGTGGCCGCGGCGGCCGGGCTGACGATGCTGCTGGCGGCGTTGTTCTTGACCACCGGCCTGTTCCGGGCCATCAGCGCCCTGGCGCTGCAGTACCCCAACTGGGGATGGGCGCTGGTGGACGGGCTGATCTCGATCGTGCTGGGCGTGATGATCGCGGTTGAGTGGCCCGGCTCTACCCAGTGGGTGATCGGCACGTTCATCGCGGTGGTGCTGCTGTTCCGCGGCTTCTCGTGGGTGATGTTCGCGCTGGCGGCCAAGAGCGGCCCGGCGGCGGCCTAG
- a CDS encoding MTH1187 family thiamine-binding protein — protein MVLLELSVVPLGAGESVSQHVAECVALIEQSGLEYELNAMGTIVEGELDQVLAIIDRCMRHLAKSHDRVTCSAKLDYRKGRSGRIRAKVDSVREKLA, from the coding sequence GTGGTATTGCTCGAATTAAGCGTGGTTCCGCTTGGCGCGGGAGAGAGCGTTAGCCAGCACGTGGCAGAGTGTGTGGCCCTGATCGAGCAAAGCGGCCTCGAATACGAGCTCAACGCGATGGGGACGATCGTGGAAGGAGAGCTCGACCAGGTGCTAGCAATCATCGATCGGTGCATGCGGCACCTCGCCAAAAGCCACGACCGCGTGACCTGCTCCGCCAAGCTGGACTACCGCAAGGGACGGTCGGGGCGGATCCGAGCGAAGGTTGATAGCGTCCGAGAGAAGCTAGCATGA
- a CDS encoding ATP-dependent Clp protease proteolytic subunit, with translation MPLIPYVIEKSGREERAMDIYSRLLKDRIIILGSQINDEVANNIVAQLLFLQSDDPKSDIHLYINSPGGSVTAGMAIYDTMQFVTSDVATYCLGQCASMGAVLLAAGAAGKRHALPNSRIMIHQPLAGMQGTAEDIMIHAAEYRRTKDRLNTILARHTGRTLEELQKDTDRDKFMSADEGLEYRLIDKIVESMGPEAK, from the coding sequence ATGCCCCTCATTCCTTACGTTATCGAGAAGAGCGGCCGCGAAGAGCGGGCGATGGATATCTACAGCCGGTTGCTCAAAGACCGGATCATTATCCTCGGCTCGCAGATCAACGACGAGGTGGCCAACAACATCGTCGCGCAGCTTCTGTTCCTGCAGTCGGACGATCCCAAGAGCGATATCCACCTCTACATCAACAGCCCCGGCGGCAGCGTGACCGCCGGCATGGCGATCTACGACACCATGCAGTTTGTCACCAGCGACGTGGCCACCTACTGCCTGGGGCAGTGCGCCAGCATGGGCGCGGTGCTGCTGGCCGCCGGCGCCGCGGGCAAGCGCCACGCGCTGCCCAACAGCCGGATCATGATCCACCAGCCGCTGGCCGGCATGCAGGGCACGGCCGAGGACATCATGATCCACGCGGCCGAATACCGCCGGACCAAGGACCGCCTCAACACGATCCTCGCCCGCCACACCGGCCGCACGCTCGAAGAGCTGCAGAAGGACACCGACCGCGACAAGTTCATGAGCGCGGACGAGGGGCTCGAGTACCGGCTGATCGACAAGATCGTCGAGAGCATGGGGCCGGAAGCCAAGTAG
- a CDS encoding DUF1207 domain-containing protein, translating into MHTLTIRLVCLALFAAGAQGLAQGREPLRDPFIDSGYDLLSTPPQAEGVEPVQYLDGYVSEDDPSYDLGYCCDCEPWSWHILPDGVIYKSYWAGPREPRMALQAISNRTASGTEGLWDATLGGRRAILRYGNNNPLNPEGWEVDIEGAAIVRLNLDENRDLDSSDFRFGVPLTYGKGPWAVKFGYYHLSSHLGDERILRNGVNDRDNYVRDSIIFGLSYHVTPALRVYGETAFTFFNAGLADPWEFQFGAEYARAGVTGPWGTPFAATNAHLHEEIGFSGGWTFQTGWLWRGDSGSVMRLGLHYHNGPSSQYQFITTSEEQVGFGIWYDY; encoded by the coding sequence ATGCACACCCTTACGATCCGCCTCGTTTGCCTGGCGCTGTTCGCGGCCGGGGCGCAGGGGCTGGCCCAAGGCCGTGAACCGCTCCGTGACCCCTTCATCGACTCGGGGTACGACCTGCTCAGCACGCCGCCGCAGGCCGAGGGCGTAGAGCCCGTTCAGTACTTGGACGGCTACGTTTCCGAAGACGACCCCTCGTACGACCTCGGCTACTGCTGCGACTGCGAGCCCTGGTCGTGGCACATCCTGCCAGACGGGGTGATCTACAAGTCGTACTGGGCCGGGCCGCGCGAGCCCCGCATGGCGCTTCAGGCCATCTCCAACCGCACCGCTTCCGGCACCGAGGGGCTGTGGGACGCCACGCTCGGCGGGCGACGCGCCATCCTCCGCTACGGCAACAACAACCCGCTCAACCCCGAAGGCTGGGAGGTCGACATCGAGGGCGCCGCCATCGTCCGACTCAACCTCGACGAAAACCGCGACCTCGACTCCTCCGACTTCCGCTTCGGCGTACCGCTTACCTACGGCAAAGGCCCGTGGGCGGTGAAGTTTGGCTACTACCACCTCTCCAGCCACCTGGGCGACGAACGCATCCTGCGCAACGGGGTGAACGACCGCGACAACTACGTCCGCGACTCGATCATCTTCGGACTGTCGTACCACGTGACCCCCGCGCTGCGGGTGTACGGCGAGACCGCCTTTACGTTCTTCAACGCCGGGCTGGCCGACCCCTGGGAGTTCCAGTTCGGCGCCGAGTACGCCCGCGCCGGGGTGACCGGCCCCTGGGGAACGCCGTTCGCAGCGACCAACGCCCACCTGCACGAAGAGATCGGCTTCAGCGGCGGCTGGACCTTCCAGACCGGCTGGCTGTGGCGCGGCGACTCGGGCAGCGTCATGCGGCTGGGGCTGCACTACCACAACGGCCCCAGCAGCCAGTACCAGTTCATCACGACCAGCGAAGAGCAGGTCGGCTTCGGCATCTGGTACGATTACTGA